The genome window CGCTGGTCACGTTGTTCAGCTTGCGGGCTAAACAGGGGAAAACCTGGTTTGCGCATGGCCTCGTCCGGCTGTACGCTGAATCGGGCGAACACGTTGCGTATTTATACCCAAGGGTGACGGATACGGATAAAAAATTCGAACAGGATGGCATTGCGTTTTTTCCGTATGATCTTCACGCAAATTTCATGAACGTGCGGGAGCCCGGCGATTTACTGACGAGTGAGGACACGATGGCGATGAGTGGTTTTGAGAAGATTATACTGGAAATACCCGCTCTGGTCGGTAGCCCGATTCCGTTGCATCTGGTCAATCGGAGTGCCGTGTCGATTCTGATCCTGACCGTACATACACTCTGGGGACGTCGGGATAAGCAATTGTTTGATCTGTACACCAAGGCGGCCAAGCATCCGGTGCTGATTACGCTCAATAAAGTGCAAGGCAGTGATACTGATGCGCCGACGGTGGTGGATATTGAGCAGGGGGTTGTACGAACGAAGCGGTATTCAGAGCCGAACGAGGTAACAAGTGGAGCATCGCCAAACGCAACGGCTTTTGATCGGCAAGCTAAATGAGTCACAAACAGGATGCCATAAGTGGGGGGAAATGGATGAGCGCATCAACCGCCATTTCCACTGTATTTCAGTTTGGTCAGGTGGCCATTCTGGCCCGGTTACTGGAACCGTCGGTGTTCGGAATCGTCAGCGTCAGTACGCTTCTGATCGCCTTTTTCAGCATTTTCGCCAATCTCGGCTTCTCAAATTCTATTATTTATAAACAGGAAGAGGACCGGAACGTACTCTCAACGATCTATCTGTTGAATCTGGCGTTGGGCTTGCTCATTGGTGTTGTCGTTTTCTTTAGCTGGCCATTGGTTGTTGCCTATTATAAAGAACCACGGCTGGAGAAGGTGATCAAGCTATCATCGCTGTACTTTATTATCGTCTACGTCGGCCAGATTTATCTGTTTCTATTACAGAAAGAACTGAAATTCAAGTCGGTAGCCAGCATCGATATTACCGGCACCATCGTCGGAACCTGCGTTACCATTTTCCTGGCCTATAACGGATACGCCGAGTTATCGCTGATTTTTGGTCAACTGGCGCAGCAGGCCGCTAAGTCGACGCTCCAGATCATTTACGGGCTAAAGCTCTTTAAACCTGTGCTGACATTTGACCTCAGCCTGATCAAAGACCATCTGCGGTTTGGCCTTTATAATGTGGGTGATGGCATCGTTGGCTTTGTTCAGGCGAATTCCGATAACATTCTGGTAGGAGGGATGCTGGGGGTGAAACCACTGGGTTACTACACACTGGCGTCACAGCTGGCGGTTTTTCCGATTGCCCGACTCAGCCCGATCGTGTTGCAGGTTGCGTACCCGATTCTGGCGCGCTTCAAGGGCGACACCAACGAACTGAAAAAGTCGTATCTGACCATTCTGGATTTGCTCAGTTACGTGAACTTGCCGTTGCTGGCCGGTTTGTTCGTCACGGCGGATAGTGTCGTACCGCTTTTTTACGGACCAGGCTGGGAACCGACAATCGTGCTAATCCGGATTTTTGTCTTTGTTAGCATTTTTACCTTTTTGAGTAATCCGCTGTTCACACTGGCCTTTTCGAAGGGTAAACCAAAACTGCTGTTCTACCTGAATATCGCGACCCTGTTTATCAAGATTCCGCTGGTTTACGTGTTGGCGCAATATTGGGGGGTGATTGGTATTGCTTCGGCGTTCCTGATTGCGACCCTATCGAATCTGCTCATCAATTTCCAGATTGTTAAATCGTTGATCGGTCCGTTCATGAGCGAATTTGGCCAGAATATTGCCAAACCGATTCTGTTTTGCCTGATCATGGTTGGTGCAATCGAACTCTACAAATCCTACGCTGATTCGATCAACGTCGTCAACACCATTGTCCAGATTACCATCGGTGCCCTGATCTACATCGGCCTGACCATTCGCTACAAATACCCTCTCGCCGAGCTAAAAACGTTCGGTAAAGCCGCCTGATTTATGCCTAGTATAGAAAAGCTCATTCTGAAATCGTTGTACGTAGTGGCCCGTTTGAAGTATCCCAAGCTCCGAAAGGATCTGGGGTATTTTGTGCGCGACAACTACTACTGCAAGCTGGTTCAGGGGCGTTATATCGTCCGTGACTATGTGCTGAAAAAGAAGTACAAAGTGATCAGCTACCACGGCGAGTTCGATCAGGAACTGCGTTATGTGTTACCCTTTGCTTACTGGCATTACCTGAACGGGACACTGAGTAAAACCATTTCGGCCAAGCATACCAACGAGTTTTACTTTTTCAGCCCTGACCACGAAGAGCGATTTGATAAACGTGTGTGGACGGAGTCATACGCGCACTACGACGTGCCGAACATGACACATAGCAATTCCTATAGTTTCCGGAACTGGGCGCAGGTTCCGTTCAAAGCGCATTACCGCAACGATATTTTCGTGTACGACAAACCGTTGCTGGTCATTGCCAATAAATACAACATCGAGTGGGATCAGCCGCCCATCAATTTCCTGGATATTCCAACGCTTGACCTCATTATCCGTACCTACGGGTCCAAATACCAGATCGTTTATAACCGGCCATTGCCATCCCAGATCGTTCAGGATAACAGCGAAACGATGCAGTTGAATGAGCATGCGTGGCTCCGGCAGAACCACCCCGATGTGATTCTGCTGGACGATCTATACAAGCAATATCACCCGTCGGTGGTTACCAATTACAACCACTTGCAGTTGATGGTCTACGCTAATAGTGACCATTTTATTTCCATGCATGGTGGTACGGCAGCGTTAGCTAGTTGCTTCGGCGGAACAAATATTATTCTGTCAGACCCGAACTGGGGCATGGAACATCACTTCAATGAGTACGAAAATCTGTTTCCCAAACTATCGGGTGCTACCATTTTACACGCCCGCAATCGAGCAGACGTACTAAGCCATTTAGCAGCTAGGTATTAATACCGAATTTTTGTATCCACATTTTTGGTAACATATATAAATTTATTATTTTTAGATTCGAAAGGTAGGGATAGTAACATATCTTCTCTATTAACTATATAGTCAACTTGGTATAGTATCGTTTCAACCCGTCTTGCGACGCCACCATGATTATCAGCAGAATAACCAGCGGCCTGGGAAATCAGCTTTTTCAGTATGCAGCCGCCCGGCATCTGGCGCTGAGAAATAAGACGGCTGTGTATGTGGACCTGAGTTATTATAACTATACGTATCAGACTGATACGCCACGAGCCTTCAAACTTGGACACTTTGCGGTGCCCTTTCGCGTGCTTCAGGATTCGCCGTATGAGTACGTTTCCAAAGCCACAAAACTCTTACCGAATCGTAGCCTGCCTCCGGTTTTCCTATTCCTGAAAGAGAAACACTTTCATTTCGATGAGCGCGTTGTACAGGCGCGGGCCCGTTTCGTTACACTCGATGGATTCTGGCAATCAGAGGAATACTTCCGGGAAAGTGCCGCGACCATAAGGCAGGAACTGTCGTTGGCTACAACGCCAAGCTCCGAATTTGCTTCGTACGAACAGCTTATCAAGGCGACGTCGGTTCCCGTGTCCGTGCACATCCGGCGGGGCGATTACGTGAATCACCCGGAGTTTAGCCAGACTTTCGGTTTCGTGGGACTTGCCTACTATGAGCAGGCCCTGGAACGGATTCGGGAGCAGGTTAGTGAGCCTCGTTTCTTCATTTTTAGCGACGATCAGGACTGGGTACGGGAAAACCTGAAGCTGCCTGCCGACGCGGTTTTCGTTAAAAATACCGGACCCAATAGTGATGTAGCCGATCTGGTGCTGATGAGTCGGTGCCGCCACCATGTTATTGCCAACAGCTCATTCAGCTGGTGGGGGGCCTGGCTCAATCCAAACGCCGACAAGACGGTGATCACCCCTAAAAATTGGTATAAAAAACAGCCGACCTGGAATACAAAAGATTTATTGCCAGCTACCTGGCTTTCTATTTAGCCTGTCCGATCCCACCTTTCTAATTGCCTGACGCACCATGTTAAATGTATTTATCGATCACCAGAAATTCAGTACGCAGAAGTACGGAGGAATCAGCCGTTACTTCGCGAACATCATACAGGGTATCAAGCGTACCGACGGCATGACGTATAAGCTGGGCGTTTTGCATGCCAAGAACCACTACATTCAGAATGAGTCTCTACCCATCAAAGGCCCCGTCAGTGATAAGATTCTAAACCGGAACGAGCGGTATGATTACCGGCTCAATCAGCTCTATTGCAAACGACTGCTGGAAAAGTCTGACTTCGATGTCTTTCATCCGACGTATTACGATCCGTACTTTATCGATCTGGTAAAAAAACCGCTCGTGATTACGATTCACGACATGACCTACGAGCGATTGCCCGAATACTTCTGGGCCCAGGACCCGCTCACGTACCAGAAACGATTGAACATCGAGCGGGCTGATTCGATCATAACCATTTCGAACACGACCCGAAAGGATATGCTCAGTTTTTTTGACGTCGATCCAGCGAAAGTTTCTGTGATCTACCACGGCATCGACATTGAGACTCCGCTACAGGTTCAACCGGTTAACAACCTGCCGCCCTACATTCTGTTTGTCGGCGACCGGAGCGGCTACAAAAACTTCTACCTGTTTATGAACGCTTTCCGGCAGATTGCCCGTCGCTTTCCGGATCTGCACGTCGTGCTGGCGGGTGGGGGAAAGCTGGAAATTGCAGATCGTGAATTTCTGGATCGGCTGGGTCTAACGGATCGTGTGCGGCACATCAACGCCACCGACGAAGAACTGAATTTTCTGTATCAGAATGCCCAGTTTTTCGTGTATCCTTCCCTATACGAAGGGTTTGGGTTGCCGATTCTGGAAGCGTTCAAGGCGCACTGTCCTATTCTGCTCAGCGATACCGAATGTTTTCGGGAAGTTGCCGTCGATGCGGCTGCCTACTTCGAACCGACCCAGATCGATGATCTGATCGATAAGCTAGAATTGATGTTGACCAGTACGACGCTGAAAGCCGCGCTCGTCGAGAAAGGGCTCAAACGGCTGGCCGATTTTCCGCTTCAGAAATCCATTGATCAAACGCTGGACGTGTATACATCGCTAGTCGGTAAACCGGCTGTCAACCGTGTTTTGGCATGAGGTTCCGGGCGGTAGATACATTTCGTGGACTGGCGGCCATTATGGTCATTCTGTTCCATTTGCAGCATCTCAATCTATTGGCCAGCAATGTTTTCATTGCTAAGAGTGATATTTTTGTTGACTTCTTCTTTGTCCTGTCGGGGTTTGTCATGACCCACAGTAATTTCAGCAGAATTACTGATTTCGCCAGCGTAAAACAGTTTGTCGTCAAGCGATTCAAGCGGCTCTATCCATTACACCTTTTTACGCTGCTCTTGGTTCTGGCCTTTGAGATTTTCCGATTCGGCGTTGATCGGTACGTGGTTCATCTGTCTAATGCCGTATTTGCCGCCGACAAAACATTCGTTGCGTTTCTGGCCAATCTCACCCTAACCCAGTCGCTCGGTTTTTTTGACCGCGTGACCTGGAACGGACCGAGCTGGAGCATCAGTGTCGAATTTTACACCTACATCATCTGGGCACTGTGTCTGGTGCTGTTTCGGAAAAACGTACTGCTTATCTGTGTACTTGGGTTCAGTTTGCTGGCCTGGTTCATCGTACAACACAACGGCAGCATTGTTTACAATTACAACTACGGCCTTATTCGGTGCTTGTATAGTTTCCTGATCGGGATGGTCACCTACCGGATCAGCCGCCGGTTTGGGCCCGATTTCGGCTATTGGCAGAGTTCACTCACCGAAGCAGCCCTGCTTTTGCTGACCATTGTATCGATCCGTTCGTTTACCCATGCCGAGAGCTGGCTCATGCCCATGCTGTTTGCGCTTGTCATCCTAGCTTTTTCGCAGGAAACGGGAGCCATTTCCAAATTTCTGGCGAGTGACCGTCTGGAATTTCTGGGCAGACTCTCATACTCCTACTACCTGAATCATGCGATCGTATTAGGCGTCATGGATTTAATCGTGTTCAAGCTGATTAAGCTCCCCCATACGAACGCGGGTGAACTGGTCTACGTGCTGATCTGCCTGAGTGGCGTCCATCTGTTATCCATCTTCACCTATAGGCATATTGAATTCTTACTCAACCGATCAAGCCCCCTTAGTTTTCAACCTTCACACAAGTACAGCATGAACATTCTGAAAGCCCCTGATTGGATTAGTGAGTTCAACTATCCTTATGCGTCATTCGATGCTATTCCTGAATCGGTTTTTGAGGGTATCAACCGTGATCTGGATGCGGTTCAACGGCCAGATCCGGTGGTGAGCGTTGTCATTCCGGCCTGGAATGAAGAAGTAAATATCCTGCGTAGTGTTGCCTCGCTGGCTAAACTAAAGACGGATATACCCTTCGAAATTGTGGTCGTCAACAATAATTCGACCGACGACACGCAGAAAACGCTGGATAAACTTCATATCCGTAGCGTATTTCAGTCAATTCAGGGATGGGGACCTGCCCGCCAGATGGGTCTGGAACAGGCACGGGGTAAGTACCTGCTGACCGCTGACGCCGATGGACTCTATCCGCCAGAATGGATCAATGAGATGATGGCTGTTCTGCAGCAGCCGGGTGTGATCTGCGTGTACGGTCGCTATTCGTTCGTACCGACGCCCGAAAAGGGATTTTCCCGGTGGAAACTATCGATACTCGAAACAATGAAAGATGTCATTGCTGAAGTCCGGCACATGAAGCGTCCGCATCTTAACGCGTACGGCATCAGCATCGGTTACGTTCGGGAATACGGACTGAAGGTTGGCTACGTTATGAAAAAAATCAGGGGCGAGGACGGTCGTATGTGCTTTGATCTGATGCAGTTCGGTACGGTAAAGCAGGTGAAGTCGGCCAAGGCCCGCGCCTGGACAGGCACCCGTACACTCGAGAAAGACGGCTCTTTTTCGCGTACCTTATACGTGCGCATTGCCAACGAACTTCGGCGACTGAGCAGTATGTTCGTTGCTCAGGAGCCACATGATACCAAAACTTCGCTGAATTCTTGATTGGTCGGTAGGTGTGACCGTTGATCGTAAAGAGTAGGTTGTACATAGGATAAATAGTCTGTCGAGCCATTACCTTTGTGTTGGTTATTCGCTGAAGGTCTTGCGACACGGCAGATTGTCAGACTAATGGCCATCAGTTTACGCTTTCATCACACCATTGGCTATGCTTGTTCGTCAGTGCAAATCTAACTTTTTAGGGTGGATCGTTCCTTTGTTGCTGCTGAGTATAACAGTCCACACCGCAGCCCTGGCGCAATGTAGTCCGGGTGCTATTATCTGTGAAACATTCGGGACGGGTACGCGCGGTCAGCTGCCGCAGGGACAAACTAATTTTTCGTACCGGGCAATCCCCTGTCCAAACGACGGTGAGTACAATGTAATGGACACTGTTGCCAGCAGTTGTCACGGCGACGCCTGGCACCGGGTAACGGAAGATCATACGGCTGGTGACGTGCGGGGCAATATGTTTGTCGTGAACGCATCGTATCAGCCCAGTGAGTTTTTTAGCCAGAAAGCTGAAGGGCTATGCCCTGGTGTTACTTATGAGTTTTCGATGTGGGTAATGAACATCAACAAGGTGCTGCAACCAGGCCCTTGTGATGAGTTTAGCCTTCGGAATCCAATCATTGCCATGCGGATCGAGCAAACCGATGGTACGCTCATCCGGGAAGTTGTTCAGCCGGCGGTACCCCGAACGACCACGCCGGTCTGGGTGCAACTTACGATGCAGTTCGCGATTCAGACGAACGTAAACGATGTTGTGGTCAAACTCATCAATAAAGGACTTGGCGGTTGCGGAAACGATCTGGCAATTGACGACATTGGTTTCCGTCCGGTCCACCCTACACTGACTATTCAGTTTCCTAATTCAACGGCTACCGAAACGACGGTTTGTGCTGATACTCGCCTGACGCTAAGCGTGGGGGCCGCTACCGGCTACCCAAATCCGGTTTATTCGTGGCAACAGAGTCAGGACAATGTTAACTGGACGGCCGTGCCCGGATCAGGACAGGCGACGTATACCATCAATCCAGTTCGCGCCGGCCGCACGTATTACCGACTACGGAACGCTCAGCCCATCAACGCTAATGCGGTTGGTCGTTCGCAGTGTTCGGCAGAGTCGAATGTGCTGATCGTCAATGGGCGTCCTGATGCGCCGTTTAGCATAGGTGATGATCTGGCGCTTTGCGAAGGAACGTCGCAGGTGTTGCGGGCTCCGGAACCGCTTCCGGCTGGCACTACGATTCAGTGGTCCGATCAAAGCACGAACCGGCAACTAACTGTCGACGCACCCGGTAACTACTGGCTGGAAACGAACCTGAACGGATGCACGTACCGCGACACGATAAACGTTGCGATTCAGAATTGTCACCTGGAGGATATTTACGTTCCCGATGCTTTTTCGCCCAACAGCGACACCGTCAATGATAAACTGGTTGTTATGCATCCCGGCACGTTTACGGCGTATTCATTTCGGGTATATGACCGATGGGGCAGTGTACTGTTTGTGAGTAAACAGGCCGATACGCATTGG of Spirosoma agri contains these proteins:
- a CDS encoding MOP flippase family protein is translated as MSHKQDAISGGKWMSASTAISTVFQFGQVAILARLLEPSVFGIVSVSTLLIAFFSIFANLGFSNSIIYKQEEDRNVLSTIYLLNLALGLLIGVVVFFSWPLVVAYYKEPRLEKVIKLSSLYFIIVYVGQIYLFLLQKELKFKSVASIDITGTIVGTCVTIFLAYNGYAELSLIFGQLAQQAAKSTLQIIYGLKLFKPVLTFDLSLIKDHLRFGLYNVGDGIVGFVQANSDNILVGGMLGVKPLGYYTLASQLAVFPIARLSPIVLQVAYPILARFKGDTNELKKSYLTILDLLSYVNLPLLAGLFVTADSVVPLFYGPGWEPTIVLIRIFVFVSIFTFLSNPLFTLAFSKGKPKLLFYLNIATLFIKIPLVYVLAQYWGVIGIASAFLIATLSNLLINFQIVKSLIGPFMSEFGQNIAKPILFCLIMVGAIELYKSYADSINVVNTIVQITIGALIYIGLTIRYKYPLAELKTFGKAA
- a CDS encoding alpha-1,2-fucosyltransferase; the protein is MIISRITSGLGNQLFQYAAARHLALRNKTAVYVDLSYYNYTYQTDTPRAFKLGHFAVPFRVLQDSPYEYVSKATKLLPNRSLPPVFLFLKEKHFHFDERVVQARARFVTLDGFWQSEEYFRESAATIRQELSLATTPSSEFASYEQLIKATSVPVSVHIRRGDYVNHPEFSQTFGFVGLAYYEQALERIREQVSEPRFFIFSDDQDWVRENLKLPADAVFVKNTGPNSDVADLVLMSRCRHHVIANSSFSWWGAWLNPNADKTVITPKNWYKKQPTWNTKDLLPATWLSI
- a CDS encoding glycosyltransferase family 4 protein, with the translated sequence MLNVFIDHQKFSTQKYGGISRYFANIIQGIKRTDGMTYKLGVLHAKNHYIQNESLPIKGPVSDKILNRNERYDYRLNQLYCKRLLEKSDFDVFHPTYYDPYFIDLVKKPLVITIHDMTYERLPEYFWAQDPLTYQKRLNIERADSIITISNTTRKDMLSFFDVDPAKVSVIYHGIDIETPLQVQPVNNLPPYILFVGDRSGYKNFYLFMNAFRQIARRFPDLHVVLAGGGKLEIADREFLDRLGLTDRVRHINATDEELNFLYQNAQFFVYPSLYEGFGLPILEAFKAHCPILLSDTECFREVAVDAAAYFEPTQIDDLIDKLELMLTSTTLKAALVEKGLKRLADFPLQKSIDQTLDVYTSLVGKPAVNRVLA
- a CDS encoding glycosyltransferase encodes the protein MRFRAVDTFRGLAAIMVILFHLQHLNLLASNVFIAKSDIFVDFFFVLSGFVMTHSNFSRITDFASVKQFVVKRFKRLYPLHLFTLLLVLAFEIFRFGVDRYVVHLSNAVFAADKTFVAFLANLTLTQSLGFFDRVTWNGPSWSISVEFYTYIIWALCLVLFRKNVLLICVLGFSLLAWFIVQHNGSIVYNYNYGLIRCLYSFLIGMVTYRISRRFGPDFGYWQSSLTEAALLLLTIVSIRSFTHAESWLMPMLFALVILAFSQETGAISKFLASDRLEFLGRLSYSYYLNHAIVLGVMDLIVFKLIKLPHTNAGELVYVLICLSGVHLLSIFTYRHIEFLLNRSSPLSFQPSHKYSMNILKAPDWISEFNYPYASFDAIPESVFEGINRDLDAVQRPDPVVSVVIPAWNEEVNILRSVASLAKLKTDIPFEIVVVNNNSTDDTQKTLDKLHIRSVFQSIQGWGPARQMGLEQARGKYLLTADADGLYPPEWINEMMAVLQQPGVICVYGRYSFVPTPEKGFSRWKLSILETMKDVIAEVRHMKRPHLNAYGISIGYVREYGLKVGYVMKKIRGEDGRMCFDLMQFGTVKQVKSAKARAWTGTRTLEKDGSFSRTLYVRIANELRRLSSMFVAQEPHDTKTSLNS
- a CDS encoding T9SS type B sorting domain-containing protein — its product is MLVRQCKSNFLGWIVPLLLLSITVHTAALAQCSPGAIICETFGTGTRGQLPQGQTNFSYRAIPCPNDGEYNVMDTVASSCHGDAWHRVTEDHTAGDVRGNMFVVNASYQPSEFFSQKAEGLCPGVTYEFSMWVMNINKVLQPGPCDEFSLRNPIIAMRIEQTDGTLIREVVQPAVPRTTTPVWVQLTMQFAIQTNVNDVVVKLINKGLGGCGNDLAIDDIGFRPVHPTLTIQFPNSTATETTVCADTRLTLSVGAATGYPNPVYSWQQSQDNVNWTAVPGSGQATYTINPVRAGRTYYRLRNAQPINANAVGRSQCSAESNVLIVNGRPDAPFSIGDDLALCEGTSQVLRAPEPLPAGTTIQWSDQSTNRQLTVDAPGNYWLETNLNGCTYRDTINVAIQNCHLEDIYVPDAFSPNSDTVNDKLVVMHPGTFTAYSFRVYDRWGSVLFVSKQADTHWDGTFQGQPCLQGVYAWTVDYSVLNGQNQERHFARSGRVLLVR